The genomic stretch AGACGAAAATCTGGAAGAACGGCCCGCGAATCGAAGGGTCCATCACCACCTTCAGGTAGTTATCCCAGCCGATGTTGACGGTCCAGCCCGGCACCAGTTTCTCGCCTTCCGGGCTCACATAAAAGCCGATGTCGTGGTTCGGAAAGTAGGTAACGTCGGTCTGGTTATTGGTCAGTGTGCCATTCTCATGCAGGGTAAACTGCGGATGAATGGCGGCAAAAGAGCGCAGGCTGGCCTGGCTGAGCTCACGCTTGTCGCCAGTAATCAGTTTCACGCCGGCCAGCTCCTGGCGCAGCTTGATCACATCCCGGATCTGCAGCGGCTCGCCGTCCGGCACGGAGGTCGCCGGAACCAGAGGGGCGCGAGTTTCTCCGGCTGCCAGGTTGATCGGCGGCGTTACGAGGTCCTGGTTGTTGCCTTCGAGATACAGCACGTAGCCTTCCGGCGTCTTGTAGGCGTCGAACTCATAACGCACCGACTCGGACTGGAAACTGCGGCTGAGCAGGTTTTCCTGCACCTGTTCAAAACTGAGCAGGTTACTGGCGCTGTAGTTGGTGAAGCCGATGCCCACCGTATACATCAGCGGAAAAATCACGAACAGGCCCATGCCCGCGATCGCCGGAAAAATGTAGCGGTGGGCGTAGAACCTTTTGCTGGCAAAGACCACCACGGCAGAGGCGGTCAGCACCAGGAACAGCATGGCGAACACGAACTCACGCTGCACGTAGAGCGCCAGAATCAGATAGAGCGCGGCAGCAACAAGCAGCGCCAGTGCACCCCACTTCAGGAATTCTCGGGTCATGGTATATCTGCTTTCAATACCGGGAGAGGACAGGGTTTGCGTTATCATTGTAGTCAGCCCGTTGGTGACCGTCGCGCCTGTGGCGACGGCGGGTTGTCACACACATCTGAGGTCTCCGGAACCAGACAGCGGTGGGCCATCCGGCACCGGAGCTCCGGCCTGATCAGCGGGTAATGCGCTGCGCCGCTGCGTTCAGGGCATCTTCAACGGGCTGGCGCCCGGAGGTGATGTTCTGCAGGGCAGGCCCCATTGCCGACCAGAACGCCCCCATGGCCGGCACGTTCGGCATGGGCTTACCCAACCGGGCATTCTCGAAGGTGGCCTTGATGTTCGGGTTCTCGGACAACGCCTCCATCAACTCCTTGTTGGCCACGGCGCCCAGCGGAACGTCGTCATTAATCATCTTCAGGCCCTTGACGGACAGCGCGTAGTTCTCGAGGAACTCCACCGCCAGGTCCTTATTGGGGCTGGCTGAGTTCAGGGTGGCCGCCATAACACCGACCATCGGCTTGCTGGGCTGGCCATCAACGGTAGGCAGTGTGGTTACGCCGAAATCGATTCCGCTCTTTTTCAGGTTGCCCCAGGCCCAGGGACCGTTAATCATCATCGCGGTCTCGCCCTTGTTGAAGCTGGCCTCCATGGCGCTGTAATCGGCACCCCGGGGCATCACACCTTCATCAATCAGCATCTTGAGGGTGTTGGCACCCTTCATGGCACCTTCGTTATTGACACCGGTATCGCTCACATCCACGGTCCCGTCGGCATTCTCGCCAAAGATATAGCCACCGGCAGCGGCCAGCATCGGCCAGGTGAAATAGGTGTTGTTGTAATCCCACAAGATGGCCCGCTTGCCCTCCTTCGCGAGTTTCTTGTGAATCGCGGGAATTTCCTCAAAAGACTTGGGAGGCTCCGGCAGCAGATCCGTGTTGTAGATCAGGCCAATGGATTCAACCGCCATGGGGTAGCCATACGTCTTTCCATTAACCGTGACCGCATCCCAGGTGAAGTCGTAATTGGCGTCAATAACCTCCTGGGAAGGCTTGATCTCGGAGATGATGCCGCTCTGGGCCCATTCACCGAAGCGGTCATGGGCCCAGATAAAAATGTCGGGGCCATTGCCGGTGGCGGCGGATTGCTGGAACTTGTCGGTGGCGCTGTCTGGGTGGGCAACCTCGACCGGGATGCCGGTTTCCCTGGTGAACCAGTCACCAACTTGCTGCAGGCCATCATAACCCTTGTCACCGTTGATCCAGACAACCAGCTTGCCCTCTTCGATCTCGGCGTGGGCGGGTGCGGCAACGCCGAACGTTGCGGCAATGACTGACGCGGCGAGTGTGCTTCGAATAAATGTACGACGATTCATCAGGCGATTCCTCTGAGTGTTACTGCCTTGTTCTTGTTTTCCGGCCAGTCACGAGGTTACCGGGCCGGAGGTGACGCAAACTTTTCTTTTGCGAGTTTCCGCACTTTGTTGCAAATTCTCAGAATACGCATCACCCCTTATTTCATTCCCCGAGGCGTAGCATGGGGGAGTAGACGGGCTTAGAAAATTCCGTCTACCACCCCCTGGCGGAGTCTGGTTTGATGGCAGCCACAACAATGAAAGCCTGAACCGGAGCCAATGACATGACCCGCTGCGCAAACCACCTGAAGCTCTCTGCCTGCATCGCCACTGCCCTGATCACCGCCGGCTGCGCGTCCGGCCCTGGCAATCCCCCGGATGTGGCAGGACCACCCGCGCTGAAGGATAGCAACGGTTACTGTGAAGCCGCGTCAGCCGAAATGACGATTCCAGTGGGCGCTGCGTTTGCCGATGGCACCCTGGTCCGGGACTTTTACACAGGCAACACCGCCCGTGTGAAAAACGGTAAGGTGACCATGGCGCCCGGCAAAGGCGCGGAGGGCCTGGTACTGCTGGAGGCCACTGAGCCGCCCGTGGGCCGGTTCACCTGGGACGGCGCCACAGTTTACTTTGCGGTAACCGACCGCTTTGCCAACGGAACCACGGCAAACGACCGCAATTACGGCCGCCTTCCAGACGGCAAGCAAGAGATCGGGACCTTTCATGGCGGCGATTTTGTCGGCCTGACAGAGAAACTCGATTACCTGTCGAAGCTTGGCGTCACCGCTCTCTGGATGACGCCACCCTTCGAGCAGATGCACGGCTGGGTCGGCGGGGGTGACCAAGGCGACTTCAAGCACTACGGATATCACGGCTACTATGCCCTGGATTTCACCGTTCCCGACGCCAACTTCGGTACCCGGGAAGAGTTCCGCACCCTCGTCCGGGAAGCCCACGAACGCGGTATCCGCGTGGTGATGGACGTGGTCATGAATCACCCCGGATACAGCACCCTGCAGGATATGCAGACCTTCGGATTCGGCTCACTGTTCGAGGGTTTTGAACAGTATCTTCCGGAGCAGTGGGGCCATTGGCAGCCCGAGTCCTGGGAAAGCCTCCACGCCTACCACGCCTTCATTGATTATGACCATCCTGACTGGAGCCTCTGGTGGGGCAAGGACTGGGTAAGGGCCGGAATCGCGGATTACGACACGCCACCCAATGCATCGGTCGACCCTGTCCGGGGCTCCCTGGCCTTCCTGCCGGATTTCAAGACAGAAGCCACCGGGGCCGTGGATCTGCCGGTTTTCCTGAAGAATAAGGAAAGCTCCCGGAGCGAGCAACTGGAGGGCGCGACCGTTCGGGACTACCTGATTACCTGGCTGACCGACTGGGTGCGAGAATTCGGGGTCGACGGCTTCCGTGTGGACACCGCCAAGCACGTGGAGCCGGAAGCCTGGAGCGAACTCAAGCAAAAGGCCCAGGCGGCACTGGAAGATTATCGCAGCCGCCACCCCGAAGCGGACCTGCCCGCAGAGGACTTCTGGATGGTCGCGGAAGTGTTTCCCCACTCCGTTCGCAAGAGCGCCTATTTTGATGCCGGCTTTGACGCTGTCATCAACTTCGACCTCCAGGAAGAAGCAAAGGCCGGTGCCGCCTGCCTGAGCGCCATGGAACCGGTGTACAGCGAATATGCCGGGAAGCTCAACGGAACGGCGGGGTTCAATGTGCTGAGCTATATTTCCTCCCATGACACCACACTGTTCAGCCAGATTGCCGGCGGCGATCACAGCCTTCAGAAGCGCGCTGCTGCCGCACTGATGCTGACACCCGGTGCCGTTCAGGTGTTCTACGGGGACGAATCCGGCCGGGCATTCGGGCCCACCGGATCAGACCCGCACCAGGGCACACGTTCCGACATGAACTGGAATGCCATTGAGAATGGTGATGTGTCCGCTATCCTTGAGCACTGGCAAACACTTGGCCAGTTCCGGGCGCGTCATCCTGCGATCGGCGCGGGCGAACACCGGTTGATCAGCCAGCAACCTTACGTTTTCTCAAGAACCCACGGCGACGACCGGGTAGTCGTCGCCTTCGGCAGAAAGTGACCTGACCATGAGCTATTCCGATTTTCTCGACGACATTCCCCTGATCCCGGGCATGATGCGCCTGCTGGATCACGCCGAGCTGTGCAAGCCGGCGAACCTGGCACGCTGGGTCCACCAGCGGCTGGATGACGGGCTGAACGTTTTTGACCACGCCGATATCTATGGCGATGGCGAGTGCGAACGGATCTTTGGCGAGGCCCTGGCGGACTCCCCGGAGCTGAGGCAGCGCGTCCGGGTGATTTCGAAAGCCGGCATTGTTCCGGCCCACCGCGACCAGAGCCAGTGGGCAACCAAACACTACCGGGCCGAGGCCAACTATTTCACCAAAGCGATTGATGATTCGCTCAGCCGCCTGCGGGTTGACCAGATCCACACGTTTCTGATCCACCGGCCAGACCCGCTCCTGGAAGCCCATACACTGGCGCAGGCGCTGGAGACGGCGGTCCGGGCCGGCAAGATCCGGCACATCGGAGTGTCGAACTTCCTGCCGGAGCAATGGCGCTGGCTTGAGCGCAACACCGACCTGCCGCTGGCGTGCAACCAGAGCGAGCTGTCCCTGAGCCACACCAGCCCACTGTTTGATGGAACCCTGGAAGCGCACCTGAGTGACGGCCTGCGCTGGCTGGCCTGGTCTCCCCTGGCCGGGGGCGCCCTGGCAGACTCCATTCCGCCCCCGCTGCTGGAAACGGCGAAAGAGGAAACAGGGCTGTGTGCAACCGGCCTGGCAATTGCCTGGTTACGGCAGATCCCCGGCGCCCCCGTTCCTGTGCTCGGCTCCATGCGGGAATCGCGGATTGAAGCAGCCCTGCAGGGCGCCCGCCGTGAACTGCCAACGCCACTCTGGTTTGCCCTGCTGGAGGCCATGCGCGGCAATCCAGTAGCCTGACAAGGGTGGCCTGTCCCGGCATCCAGTGTGCTAAAGTGGCGCCGGGAATTTGATATATATCACCAACCTACAATTTGTTACCCAAACTTCCACTTTAGTCCCATTGTTGGCCCCATAATCAGCTCTGAAACTAGTGTCCCGACTAATAACCAAAAAAAGAACGTGGCCCGCTTCCCCAGTGGCGCTGCAATTCTGGAGGCCAACCCGAATGACGATCAGAAAAGTGCTCTTTTCTGCCTGCCTGCTGTTGCTGGCAAGCACCACTGTCTACGCCGAAACCCTGAAGATCGGCCTGAATTACCCACAGACTGGCCGCTACAAGGATCAGGGCCTGCAGCAGCGCCTGGGTGCCTTTCTGGCGGTTGACGAAATCAACGCGGCCGGCGGCGTCATGGGCCGGCAACTGGAACTGGTAATCCGGAATACGCGGGGCGAACCGGCCCGGGGCGCGAAAAACACCGCAGAACTGATCGACCGTGAAGGCGTCGAGATGGTTTTCGGGGGTGTTTCCAGTGCCGTGGCCATTGCTTCGGGCAAGGCCGCCCGGGATCGTAACCGGGTGTACTTCGGCACCCTCACCTACTCAAACGCGACCACTGGCGCCGAAGGGCATTCCCATATGTTCCGGGAACCCTACAACGCCTGGATGACCGCCAAGGTGCTCAGCCAGTACCTGAAGACCAACCATCAGAACGACGAGTATTTCTACATCACCGCCGACTATACCTGGGGCTGGTCGGTGGAAGAATCCGTCCGGAAATTCTCCGGCACCGAAGACACCGAACGTCATAAGGGTGTAAAAACCCCGTTCCCGAGAGCGCTGATTACCGATTTCCGGGACGCTCTTGAGCAAGCGAAAGCCAGCAATGCCAAGGTTCTGATGATGGTGCTGTTCGGCGACGACATGGTGCGGGCCCTGAATGTTGCCTACGAGATGGGGCTCACCGAAAAGATGCAGATCGTGGTACCCAACCTGACCCTGGGCATGGCCCGACAGGTTGGCCCCACTATCATGGAAGGGATCGTCGGTGGCTCGCCATGGGTCTGGAACCTGCCCTACGAGCGGAACTATCCCCGCGGCAAGGAATTCGTGGAAGCCTTCTCCAAACGCTACGAGATGCGCCCCTCCACCGCGGCTGCGTCAGCTTACAGCATCGTGTACCAGTACAAGGACGCCGTGGAGCGAGCGGGCACTACCGACACCGCCGCCATCATCAAGGCCCTGGAAGGACACCGGTACACCTTCCTGAAAGACGAGCAATACTGGCGTGCGTTTGACCACCAGAACATCCAGACCGTGTATGTGGTCAAGATCAAGCCACGGAACACCATCGTGGCCGACGAGTACAGTTCCGATTATTTCAGCATCATCGATTCCATGCCCGGCGACCAGGCCGCCCAGACCCGCGAAGAATGGGAAGCACGTCGACGGGAGGCCGGCAAACCCACCAGGCTTTGATCTTTAGCGGCACCGACCATCAGAACAGATAATCGGTGCCACTCCCGGCTAGCGGCCGCCCGCTCATCCCCTCAGTTGATCTCACACTCCGACACGACAAGACCCGACGCCTCAGCCAGCGCCCCGGCAATGGTGCCGAACTCGTCCGCATGCAGGGAGGCGCCGCCAATCAGCCCGCCATCGACATCGGCCAGACTGAACAGTTCAAAGGCATTGGCCGCCTTCACGCTGCCCCCGTAGATCACCCTCAGTTGCTGGCTGATATCATCGGATGCCTCTGGCGCACTGTTGGCGATGAATTGCCGGATCTCCTGGTGCACCCGGGACACCTGCTCCGGCGTTGCAGTCTTCCCCGTACCAATGGCCCAGACCGGCTCATAGGCGATAATCCCGTTCGCCATGGCGGCCAGCCCGACTTCATCGATAACCGCCTGCAATTGCCGCTCAATAACCAGCCCGGTCTGGTTTGACTCCCGCTCTGCCAGAGTTTCGCCAACACAAAGCACCGGTGTGAGCCCGGCGGCCAGAACAGACCGGTATCGAGCGGCAACCTCCAGACTGCTTTCGGCAAACAGCGCCCGACGTTCGGAATGGCCTACCAGCACGTACCGACACCCCATTTCCTGGAGCATGGTGGCACTGACCTCCCCGGTATAGGCGCCGGATACAAAGCTGGAGGCATTCTGTGCCCCCAGGGCTATGCCGGTGTAGCCGAGCAGATCCCGAACCTGGAACAGATAGGGGAACGGCGGGCAAACAGCCAGATCAATTGTCTTGCGGAACATTCTCAGCCGGGGCAGCACACGCACCATCAGTGCCTGGTTGGCGTGCAGGCTGCCGTTCATCTTCCAGTTACCAATCAGAATCGGTTTTCTCATGAGGTCTCTCCCGAACAACGGCGTCAGGTGTCGAGGGCGCAACGAATCGCACCGACACCGGGATAAAATGCATGGTTACCCAGGTCCTGCTCGATTCGCAGCAGGCGGTTGTATTTGGCCACCCGGTCTGAGCGGCAGAGCGAGCCGGTCTTGATCTGTCCTGACCGCGTTGCCACGGCCAGATCCGAAATGAAGGTATCTTCGGTTTCGCCGCTGCGGTGGGAAATAACAGTCGTGTAGCCGGCATCCTGCGCCATGCCGATGGCATCCAGGGTTTCTGTCAGGGTGCCGATCTGGTTGAACTTGATCAGAACCGAATTGGCAATGCCCTTCCTGATGCCCTCGGAGAGGATGCCGGTGTTGGTGACAAACAGATCATCACCAACCAGCTGTACCCGCTCCCCGAGCTTTTCGGTCAGTTGCTTCCAGCCATCCCAGTCGCTTTCATCCATTCCATCCTCGATCGAGGCAATCGGGTAATGCATGGCAAGATCGAACAGGTAGTCCGCAAACTCTCCTGAGGTGAATCGTTTACCGGCCCCCCTGAGGTGGTAAAAGCCTTCCTCATAAAATTCGGATGCGGCGCAATCCAGCGCCAGGACAACGTCCGAACCCGGCCGGTAACCCGCCTTCTCAACCGCTGAGAGGATAAGATCAAGCGCTTCTTCGCTGGAACGAAGGTTGGGGGCGAAACCCCCTTCATCGCCAACAGCGCTGGACAACCCGTTCTTGCGAAGCAGTGACTTCAGGGCATGAAACGTCTCTACACCCATTCTGAGCGCTTCGCTGTAACTGGGCGCCCCGACGGGCTGGATCATGAACTCCTGGATATCCACATTGTTATCGGCGTGGGCACCGCCGTTGATGATGTTCATCATGGGTACAGGCATCACGCCCGGGCCAGTGCAGCCATATAGCTCAGCCAGGTACCTGTAAAGCGGCTGCTGCCGGTAGTTCGCGCCGGCATTGGCAATTGCCAGAGAAACCGCAAGGGTGGCATTGGCACCCAGTTCTGATTTGTTGGGGGTGCCATCCATGTCACACATCAGACGGTCGATAACCAGCTGGTCGAAAACCACCCGGCCTTCCAGTGCCGGCGCGATGCGTTCGTTAACAGAGCGGACAGCCTGAAGTACGCCTTTGCCGTTATAGCGCCGGCTGTCGCCATCACGCTTTTCCAGGGCCTCCCGGCTGCCTGTCGACGCCCCGGATGGCGCCCGGCCCTGCCCGACTACGCCGTTACGGAGCTCAACGTCCACTTCCACTGTGGGGAATCCCCGGGAGTCCAGAATTTCCCGGGCGGTGACTGTTTTTATATGTTCCATAGCGTCGTTCCTGTTACATCATTGTTGTTTGCAATTTTTTTGGATAACGAACCTAAATGACATCTTAATATTCGTAAACGAACATCATCAAGCGAAAAAAACCGCCAATCAGACAGATTCGTTATATGGAATCGAAAATTTGCCCTTGACTGGTTTCGTCAGTGCACCCGAAAGCGAGCCATCAGTGACTCAATATTCGTCACCGAATGCTCCAGTCGATCACAGGTGGTGACCAGTTCGTCAATTCTTTCGAGGCTTTCAACCGCCGAGGCACTGATGTCTGTGACCTGCCGCGCCACCGACTGACTGACCGTTTCCTGCTCATCCATGCCGTGACGGATATGCTCAGCCCCCTGGTGGATCCGCCCCATCACCGAGCCAATCCTGCCAGCCCCGTCCGAGACGCTGGCCATGAGCCCACGCACTGATCGAAGCTGATCGAAACTGGCGTCCATTGAGCTCACCGAATCCGAGGCTTCCCGTTGCAGATCCTCCACCAGATTACGAATGGTATCGGTACTTTCGGTGGTCTTCCGTGCCAGGCCCCGAACCTCATCAGCAACCACGGCAAACCCGCGACCGGCATCCCCGGCCCGAGCCGATTCAATGGCGGCATTCAGGGCCAGCAGGTTGGTCTGGTTGGCAATATCGTCAATAGCCTCGGTTATCCGTCCGATATCAAGGGATGCCTGTTCAAGCTGACGCAGTTTTCCAGCGGTCTGCTCCGCCTGATTCTCCAGGCCTGCCACACAATCCATACCCCGGGCGGCCGCTGCCAGGTTATCTTCCACCTGCTGGTTAACCTCGCCAACCAGGTCATGAGTATCCCGGACGGAACCGGCCACCTCCCTTGCCGAGGCCTCCATCTGGGTCATCGCTGCGGCAATCGCGCCTAGCTCATCTGACTGGCTCCGGATACGCTCGTTAAAGTCCCGGGCAAACCTGGCGTTACCCGATGCGATCACCGATATGTCGGAGCCAGCCTGCTGCAAGCTACCCAGCACGGTCGCCATTGCCTCTGATAAACAGTTCACGGAATTCTTCAGGTCGACAAACTCGCCCCGGGCCGGAAATTCCAGTACCCGGGAGTAATCGCCCTCGGCCATTGCTGACAGGTGTTCCTGGGTCGCCTGAAGCGGACGGCTGATCATCCGTCCGAGCCTGAAAGAAATTGCCAGAGCAACAAGAACCACCACGGGCAGCAGCCAGTAAACAAGCTGTTCCGAATCAAGCGCAGTTGCATCCAGCGCGAATACCGAAGCGCTCGCTCGGTCCGCGAGGGCATTGCCTGCCTCATCCAGCTCTGAAGCCATTGCCGTGAGAATTCCCTCGACCTCCCCGGCCGTTCTTGCAAGCTCAAGCCGGCTTTGCCGATAGCCGGAGTACTGGCTGATAATGCCGGCATCGTCATTCACTGCCTGCAGAAACCTGCTTACCAGCGGCGGCAGCCCCTCCAGGCGCGGCACCTCCGCCACCAGAGCCGATATATCCTGCTCAAATGTCCGGGTGTTGAAGCGGAGGTTCTCGATGATGGTATCCAACTGCCGCGCATCTTCGGTGCTGACCATCTGCATGATCAGCAGCTCGATGTTGGCCAGGTTTTCCATCACCGTGGTGAACAGGTCGCGGATGTATATATCCCGGCCAGCCGGTTCTGTACCCTCGAGCACCAATGTTCGTTTCATCTCCCCATTGTTGGCGAGGAACTCACTCAGGCCGGTGTTCACTGCTTCCGACATGGACAGCAGCCGCGCCTTGAGCGCGACCAGGGCCTCAGACGAGCGTTCCAGCTCAGCCAACTGGCCACGCGCGTTTTCGCTCACCGACTTCAGTTCAGGAAACATGGCCGTGGGAGCCGACACCGCAAGGGCACCAATACTGTCGTTCAGCTCATTCAAAGCGCTCTTGAGATTCGCGGACCGGTCCGTCAGCGACTGCGGTTGTTCAGCGGAAACGACTTCCACTGCGTACTTTCCTGCAGCCGAGCGATGGGCCTCCATTTCCTGAATCAGTCCGCTGAGCGGAAACACATCCGTTGTCAGTTTGTCGGTGGTTCCTGAGAACGCCGACATGATGCTGATATTGAATGCTCCCCAGCAGACAATAATCACGCAAAGCAGGCCGAAGCCCGCGTACAAGCGATGGATTACGGAGATTCTGTTCATAGGACACACCCTTCCCGCCATACGTCTGCGAAGGCGGGCCAAACGGTAGAAAAAGGGCCGGCAGGGCTTACCCCGGGAGGGGTTACCTTGAAATGCTTTAAAGGGGGGGGAACTATAAGCAACCGGCCAAAACCCACCGTGACAACGGTGCTCTGCCTGCCGCAACTGAGGGACCTGTTGCGGCAGGCATTGCTCTTCAGGAAATCAGCTCGCCTTAGCGGGCCTCTTCCCAGGTTTTCAGCAGTTCGTCATAGGCAACCGTCTTGCCTTGCGGCTTCTCGTTAGCCAGTTTCGGCTTGGGCGCACCCGGCTGATCCAGCCAGTATTGCGGGTCGCGTGGCTCGTTCAGCTTCGGACCACAGGTCGGCTGAACACTGGCACGCTCCAGGCGCTCCATAACCCGGTCCTGGGCTTCCGCCAGACCATCCAGGGCTTTCTGCGGAGTTGCCTCGCCGCTGGCAGCCTGGGCAATGTACTGCCACCAGAGCTGAGCCAGCTTGGGATAATCAGGCACGTTGGTGCCGGTTGGCGACCACTGAACACGGGCCGGGCTGCGGTAGAACTCCACCAGGCCACCCAGTTTGGGCGCCAATTCAGTCATCGCATCGGAATTGATATCAGATTCGCGGATCGGCGTCAGACCGGCGATGGTCTTCTCCAGGGAAACCGTCTTGGAAACCGTGAACTGGGCATACAGCCAGGCGGCCAGGCGGCGCTTCTGCGGAGTCGACTTCATGAAGGTCCAGGAACCCACGTCCTGATACCCCAGCTTCATGCCCTCTTCCCAGTAGGGTCCGCGGGGCGACGGCGCCATGCGCCATTTCGGGGTGCCATCTTCGTTCACCACTGGCAGACCGTCTTTGATCATGCTTGCGGTAAACGCGGTGTACCAGAAGATCTGCTGGGCAATGTTACCCTGCGCCGGCACCGGGCCCGCTTCCGAGAAGGTCATGCCCTGGGCTTCGGGAGGCGCGTACTTTTCAAGCCAGTCCACGTATTTCTGGGTTGCGTAGACAGCAGCGGGGCCATTAGTTGCGCCACCACGGCTGACACTGGAGCCAACCGGATGACACTCGTCAACACGGATGCCCCACTCATCCACCGGCAGACCATTTGGCAGACCCTTGTCGCCGGCACCGGCCATGGAGAACCAGGCATCGGTAAAGCGCCAGCCCAGTGACGGGTCCTTCTTGCCGTAGTCCATGTGGCCGTATACACGCTTACCGTCGATTTCTTTCACATGAACCGAGAAGAACTCGGCAATATCCTCATAGGCGGACCAGTTGACGGGCACGCCCAGCTCGTAACCGTAGATTTCCTTGAACTGTTTCTTCAGGTCCTCACGCTCAAACCAGTCCGCACGGAACCAGTAGAGGTTGGCGAACTGCTGGTCCGGCAATTGATACAGCTTGCCATCCGGGCCGGTGGTGAAATCCAGGCCAATGAAATCGTCGAGATCAAGCGTTGGCAGGGTCAGATCCTTGCCTTCGCCCTTGATGATGTCCTCCACCGGGAACACCTTGCCATAGCGGAAGTGGGTACCGATCAGGTCGGAGTCATTAACCCAGCCGTCGTAGATATTCCGGCCGGACTGCATCTGGGTCTGCAACTTCTCGATAACGTCACCTTCCTGAATCAGCGTGTGTGTCAGGTTGATGCCGGTAATTTCAGAGAAGGCCTTGGCCAGAACGTTGGATTCGTATTCGTGCGTGGCAATGGTTTCCGAAACAACGTTGATATCCATGCCGCGGAACTGCTTCGCAGCTTCGATAAACCACTTCATTTCTTCCATTTGCTGTTCTTTGGTCAGGGTCGACCGCTTGAACTCCTGATTCACCCACTTTTCAGCCGCATCCGTGTACTGATCAGCGCTGGCCTGCAGGCTTGAACCCATGCCTACAGCACCTATGGCGGCACTCAGAAGCAGGGCTCCAGGATATTTATTGTTCTTGAACATATCCAACCTCGTTCGTCTTGTTTTGAGTGGAACGAATCACCGGGTGCTCCGTTCCGGTTGCATAGCGCCTTCGAGTCGCTATCCGTTGAAGCCGGAACCGATCAATGATCGATTCCGATCATGCCTTAGAAAATAGTTCGTTTTCGAAATCTTTACAAGCTTTTTCGTCTTGAATTCATACCCGGATGTTCGGTTTGACACAACGCCCGGGCACACCTTCTGTTCAGCCCCAGCGCATCAGCACAAGAAGCCAGATCACCGAAACGGCTAACGCGATCCAGAGCGTGATATCACTGACCGCAAGGAAGGTCAGATGGATATAGGCCGCGGAAAGCAGCCCGATAAACAGCCTGTCCCCGCGGGTGGTCGAGATCGGCAGAAAGCCCTTCCGTTCGGTGCACGGTGAAACAATTTCGTACACGGTCATGATCGCCAGTATGGTTGCAATCACAGAGAAAAAAATCGCCACGGACGGAGTCCAATTCATCCAAGCAAGCATGTTCATTCTCCTTTTTTATACCCGTCCGAGGGCGAACCCGGTGGCGACATGGTTACGAACGAACCAGATCACCAGGATTCC from Marinobacter subterrani encodes the following:
- the malF gene encoding maltose ABC transporter permease MalF — translated: MITQTLSSPGIESRYTMTREFLKWGALALLVAAALYLILALYVQREFVFAMLFLVLTASAVVVFASKRFYAHRYIFPAIAGMGLFVIFPLMYTVGIGFTNYSASNLLSFEQVQENLLSRSFQSESVRYEFDAYKTPEGYVLYLEGNNQDLVTPPINLAAGETRAPLVPATSVPDGEPLQIRDVIKLRQELAGVKLITGDKRELSQASLRSFAAIHPQFTLHENGTLTNNQTDVTYFPNHDIGFYVSPEGEKLVPGWTVNIGWDNYLKVVMDPSIRGPFFQIFVWTLSFAVATVVFTLALGLLLANLLQWDQIRGKGFYRTMLILPYAVPAFISILVFKGLFNQNFGEINLVLENLFGVRPNWFSDPALARTMILIVNTWLGYPYMMLLCMGLLQAIPRDLYEASAMDGAGPVNNLFNITLPLIIKPLMPLLIASFAFNFNNFVLIALLTGGAPDIIGASTPAGTTDLLVSYTYRIAFQDSGQNFGLAAAIATAIFLVVGALSLINLKLSKIKV
- the malE gene encoding maltose/maltodextrin ABC transporter substrate-binding protein MalE, coding for MNRRTFIRSTLAASVIAATFGVAAPAHAEIEEGKLVVWINGDKGYDGLQQVGDWFTRETGIPVEVAHPDSATDKFQQSAATGNGPDIFIWAHDRFGEWAQSGIISEIKPSQEVIDANYDFTWDAVTVNGKTYGYPMAVESIGLIYNTDLLPEPPKSFEEIPAIHKKLAKEGKRAILWDYNNTYFTWPMLAAAGGYIFGENADGTVDVSDTGVNNEGAMKGANTLKMLIDEGVMPRGADYSAMEASFNKGETAMMINGPWAWGNLKKSGIDFGVTTLPTVDGQPSKPMVGVMAATLNSASPNKDLAVEFLENYALSVKGLKMINDDVPLGAVANKELMEALSENPNIKATFENARLGKPMPNVPAMGAFWSAMGPALQNITSGRQPVEDALNAAAQRITR
- a CDS encoding alpha-amylase is translated as MTRCANHLKLSACIATALITAGCASGPGNPPDVAGPPALKDSNGYCEAASAEMTIPVGAAFADGTLVRDFYTGNTARVKNGKVTMAPGKGAEGLVLLEATEPPVGRFTWDGATVYFAVTDRFANGTTANDRNYGRLPDGKQEIGTFHGGDFVGLTEKLDYLSKLGVTALWMTPPFEQMHGWVGGGDQGDFKHYGYHGYYALDFTVPDANFGTREEFRTLVREAHERGIRVVMDVVMNHPGYSTLQDMQTFGFGSLFEGFEQYLPEQWGHWQPESWESLHAYHAFIDYDHPDWSLWWGKDWVRAGIADYDTPPNASVDPVRGSLAFLPDFKTEATGAVDLPVFLKNKESSRSEQLEGATVRDYLITWLTDWVREFGVDGFRVDTAKHVEPEAWSELKQKAQAALEDYRSRHPEADLPAEDFWMVAEVFPHSVRKSAYFDAGFDAVINFDLQEEAKAGAACLSAMEPVYSEYAGKLNGTAGFNVLSYISSHDTTLFSQIAGGDHSLQKRAAAALMLTPGAVQVFYGDESGRAFGPTGSDPHQGTRSDMNWNAIENGDVSAILEHWQTLGQFRARHPAIGAGEHRLISQQPYVFSRTHGDDRVVVAFGRK
- a CDS encoding aldo/keto reductase, which translates into the protein MSYSDFLDDIPLIPGMMRLLDHAELCKPANLARWVHQRLDDGLNVFDHADIYGDGECERIFGEALADSPELRQRVRVISKAGIVPAHRDQSQWATKHYRAEANYFTKAIDDSLSRLRVDQIHTFLIHRPDPLLEAHTLAQALETAVRAGKIRHIGVSNFLPEQWRWLERNTDLPLACNQSELSLSHTSPLFDGTLEAHLSDGLRWLAWSPLAGGALADSIPPPLLETAKEETGLCATGLAIAWLRQIPGAPVPVLGSMRESRIEAALQGARRELPTPLWFALLEAMRGNPVA
- a CDS encoding substrate-binding protein, giving the protein MTIRKVLFSACLLLLASTTVYAETLKIGLNYPQTGRYKDQGLQQRLGAFLAVDEINAAGGVMGRQLELVIRNTRGEPARGAKNTAELIDREGVEMVFGGVSSAVAIASGKAARDRNRVYFGTLTYSNATTGAEGHSHMFREPYNAWMTAKVLSQYLKTNHQNDEYFYITADYTWGWSVEESVRKFSGTEDTERHKGVKTPFPRALITDFRDALEQAKASNAKVLMMVLFGDDMVRALNVAYEMGLTEKMQIVVPNLTLGMARQVGPTIMEGIVGGSPWVWNLPYERNYPRGKEFVEAFSKRYEMRPSTAAASAYSIVYQYKDAVERAGTTDTAAIIKALEGHRYTFLKDEQYWRAFDHQNIQTVYVVKIKPRNTIVADEYSSDYFSIIDSMPGDQAAQTREEWEARRREAGKPTRL